Proteins co-encoded in one Amaranthus tricolor cultivar Red isolate AtriRed21 chromosome 7, ASM2621246v1, whole genome shotgun sequence genomic window:
- the LOC130817297 gene encoding nodulin homeobox isoform X1: MQRNFGVKKQKEPPPPVQVSSARAVDLIQEVKELQRFNSQELSKLLKDSDNFTLHITTNGISMQIDMDKLVRFLPLHLNAVLLSSQRDEASLRHLLSGLRLLNTLCEIASRHPKLEQILLDDVKMSEQLLDLVFYSLIVSCKQEYSSSGAMPLLYSAVVACSMYLLTTCISSQWNELSYILLAHPKVDIFVDAAFGAVRKNINFLQIKLSTDENQFNSNLSQSADKIVNFYCLQCEASLQFLQSLCQNKSFRERLLRNKELCGKGGVLHLVQATLKLNILPLLDSISVVAAISRLKARVLSILLHLCEAESVSYLDEVASVPESLDLAKSVAVEVITLLKTMLSRDSKLLECHSGKAYPRGPLQLNALRLADIFSDDSNFRSYITTYFAEVLAAIVSNPYQQFLSSWCSSELPLKEEDALLEYEPYTMAGLILDLSSTLDTTNAKIYEPNIIPINNAQTSYAHQRTSLLVKVIANLHCFVPKICKEQERNFFLHKFLERLKFDWQDPQAGYSFCSETQKAAIICKNLRSLLGHAESLIPTFLKEEDVQLLRLFFTQLQSLIGPIDYEVNRALELQSARDCSLHRNVDLDYKTRHPNLREVTSENSAVPGVDTPCTKAETTAEVDGAGYEQKTFGNKSMRPLADGLAETQREAQNAETSGDSSSTTGKKPSGQVANGEISKSNGNFRKAVGRIQDDEKVVRKRKRSIMNDKQISIIERALQDEPDMHKSTTSLQSWANKLSIHGSEVTHMQLKNWLNNRKAKLARAAKDGRPTSEENTKADKQVTPLRRTISDSPESYNADFPVSSMANNHCQGSANGRTVGGIIMTQNLVGLHPESSSRLNMPNECPTSNVSCMNFAAGQDVVLTDTQGKEIAKGTVFQVEGEWQSCSLADTRTCVVDITELKSERLVSLPNASVEAGATFEQAGVKIGNMRVLWDSCRMLKR, encoded by the exons TGCACCTTAATGCTGTGCTTTTGTCCTCACAAAGAGATGAAGCCTCACTAAGACATCTGTTATCTGGACTCCGTCTTTTAAATACTTTATGTGAAATAGCTTCTCGTCACCCTAAGCTTGAACAG ATTTTGCTTGACGATGTGAAAATGTCAGAGCAGCTGCTGGATTTGGTGTTTTATTCACTTATTGTCAGCTGTAAACAG GAGTACAGTTCATCTGGTGCTATGCCCCTTCTTTATTCGGCAGTTGTAGCTTGCAGTATGTATCTTCTGACCACTTGCATTTCGTCACAGTGGAATGAACTTTCCTATATTCTCCTTGCACACCCTAAG GTGGACATCTTTGTTGATGCAGCCTTTGGAGCTGTCCGCAAGAATATCAACTTCCTTCAGATCAAGTTGTCAACAGATGAAAATCAATTTAATTCAAATCTTAGTCAGAGTGCTGATAAAATAGTTAACTTCTATTGCCTGCAATGTGAGGCATCTTTGCAGTTTCTCCAGTCGTTGTGTCAAAATAAATCATTTCGAGAACGACTTCTGAGGAATAAG GAACTTTGTGGAAAAGGAGGAGTCCTTCATCTTGTTCAAGCCACGTTGAAATTGAATATCTTGCCATTGTTGGACTCTATTTCAGTGGTAGCTGCTATTTCTAGGCTAAAAGCTAGAGTCTTGTCCATT CTATTACATCTCTGTGAAGCTGAAAGTGTTTCTTATCTGGACGAGGTGGCCAGCGTACCTGAAAGTCTGGATTTGGCAAAGTCTGTTGCTGTTGAG GTTATTACATTATTGAAGACCATGCTCAGCAGAGATTCTAAACTGTTGGAGTGCCACTCGGGCAAAGCATACCCAAGGGGACCATTACAGCTCAATGCATTACGCCTGGCAGATATCTTCTCTGATGATTCAAATTTTAGATCCTACATTACAACATACTTT GCTGAAGTGCTGGCAGCAATCGTGTCAAACCCTTACCAACAGTTTTTGTCTAGTTGGTGCTCATCTGAATTACCTCTGAAGGAAGAAGATGCTTTATTGGAATATGAACCATATACAATGGCTGGTTTGATTTTGGATTTAAGTTCGACATTGGATACAACCAATGCAAAAATATATGAACCCAACATTATTCCAATCAACAATGCCCAAACTTCTTATGCCCATCAACGAACTTCTCTATTGGTTAAAGTGATTGCCAATCTTCATTGTTTTGTGCCGAAGATTTGCAAAG AACAAGAGAGaaatttttttcttcacaaGTTTCTTGAACGATTAAAATTTGATTGGCAAGACCCGCAGGCTGGATATTCATTCTGTTCTGAAACTCAAAAAGCTGCTATTATCTGCAAGAATCTTC GTTCTTTGTTGGGTCATGCAGAATCCTTGATTCCTACTTTTCTTAAGGAGGAAGATGTGCAGCTTTTGAG GCTTTTCTTTACCCAATTACAGTCGCTCATTGGTCCAATTGATTATGAAGTAAATCGAGCACTG GAACTACAAAGTGCAAGAGACTGTTCTCTACATCGAAATGTGGATCTTGATTATAAGACGAGACACCCTAATCTGAGAGAAGTTACGTCGGAAAATTCAGCTGTCCCTGGGGTGGACACTCCTTGCACTAAAGCTGAGACTACAGCTGAAGTTGATGGTGCAGGGTACGAGCAGAAGACATTTGGAAATAAGTCTATGAGACCTTTGGCTGACGGTTTAGCAGAGACACAGAGGGAGGCTCAAAATGCAGAGACAAGTGGTGATTCAAGTTCCACAACTGGAAAGAAGCCCTCTGGTCAAGTTGCTAATGGGGAAATTTCTAAATCAAATGGAAATTTTCGAAAAGCTGTTGGACGTATTCAGGATGATGAAAAGGTGGTAAGGAAACGTAAGCGCTctataatgaacgataaacaaatATCGATAATTGAAAGGGCACTGCAGGATGAACCTGATATGCACAAGAGCACAACTTCTTTACAATCATGGGCTAACAAATTGAGTATCCAT GGTTCTGAAGTGACACATATGCAGCTGAAAAATTG GTTGAATAATAGGAAAGCGAAGCTTGCACGAGCTGCCAAAGATGGCCGCCCGACATCTGAGGAGAATACTAAAGCTGACAAGCAAGTCACCCCTCTCAGACGAACAATTTCTGATTCTCCAGAAAGCTACAATGCGGACTTTCCTGTTTCCTCCATGGCCAATAACCACTGCCAGGGATCTGCAAATGGGAGAACTGTTGGAGGGATAATTATGACCCAAAATCTTGTGGGTTTACACCCTGAATCTTCGAGTAGATTAAATATGCCAAATGAATGTCCTACTTCAAACGTGAGTTGTATGAACTTTGCGGCAGGTCAGGATGTTGTACTTACAGATACCCAAGGGAAAGAAATAGCCAAAGGAACTGTGTTTCAGGTGGAAGGTGAATGGCAAAGTTGCAGTCTGGCTGATACTCGAACTTGTGTTGTAGATATTACAGAACTTAAGTCTGAGAGGCTTGTGAGCCTTCCGAATGCATCAGTTGAAGCAGGAGCCACATTTGAACAGGCTGGCGTAAAGATTGGTAACATGAGAGTGCTGTGGGATTCTTGTCGGATGCTCAAGCGATAA
- the LOC130817298 gene encoding uncharacterized protein LOC130817298 isoform X3 produces the protein MATSAFKSTSRRPTTSSSTPTTNKQPKKQQNSTQKAPLRRSRSVSAFSRTHLDTTTEFHNKRDNPLFWADGSSHFEEDNDGLVKFSKFEISKSSGSNNFKGSNVGCGETRRGRSVSRSVGVNGGERTDFGRSLSRINPTRRRRSPSCGHYKNSESGSQISHWGDARSTSFISKAEERIIKPVSEERLYSLKDNIGTTNGILETVRSEVRQAISDMQNDLKIAMLRGSSDVTHPSIVSDLSPELEDTNTVELVRDFREEFARELEQCEERTRILRAELAVEEHREFELNKILSDIVPEPKTPITEKPRVVRKASFERKKMSKCLEQEALAYFDECVSISTFEDSDFSSPEDLPSNMVSIDGLSHERLGSRFSGVPSRAIDSYSIETQGELQTTTVADRKESPNVSASSSSRNNSSQPNSLAPTSFDSNSLKEDIKNYVNKLTKDKGRERKDYGDVNTINQNARDYTRADPLEKVLMDRVKFRHSIEFGSMLLCGGGSVGLSLPPFLW, from the exons ATGGCAACTTCAGCATTCAAATCGACCTCCAGAAGACCCACTACTTCATCTTCAACCCCAACAACTAATAAACAGCCGAAAAAGCAGCAGAATTCTACCCAGAAAGCTCCTCTTCGAAGATCAAGAAGTGTGAGCGCATTTTCGAGGACCCATTTGGATACAACTACGGAATTTCATAACAAAAGAGATAATCCTCTATTTTGGGCTGATGGGTCATCTCATTttgaggaagataatgatgggcttgttaaattttcaaaatttgagatCTCAAAATCTAGTGGGTCGAATAATTTTAAGGGTTCTAATGTTGGTTGTGGGGAAACTAGAAGGGGAAGGTCAGTTTCTAGAAGTGTCGGTGTTAATGGCGGAGAAAGGACGGATTTTGGTCGGAGCTTGTCTAGGATTAATCCTACTCGTCGGAGGCGGTCGCCGTCTTGTGGACACTACAAAAACTCTGAG TCTGGTTCTCAAATTTCTCACTGGGGTGATGCAAGATCGACAAGTTTCATCTCAAAAGCCGAAGAAAGGATTATCAAACCGGTCTCAGAAGAAAGG TTATACTCCTTGAAAGATAATATTGGTACAACTAATGGAATTCTAGAAACTGTTCGTTCCGAAGTTAGGCAGGCTATCTCTGACATGCAGAATGACTTAAAAATT GCCATGCTAAGGGGTAGTTCTGATGTTACTCATCCAAGTATTGTCTCTGACCTTTCTCCTGAACTAGAAGATACAAATACAGTTGAACTAGTAAGGGATTTTAGAGAGGAATTTGCAAGGGAGCTAGAACAG TGTGAAGAACGTACAAGAATTCTCCGAGCAGAACTAGCTGTTGAAGAGCATCGTGAGtttgaattgaataaaatacTTAGCGACATTGTTCCAGAACCAAAGACTCCTATAACGGAAAAACCTCGTGTCGTAAGAAAG GCTAGTTTTGAAAGGAAGAAAATGTCAAAATGTCTCGAACAAGAAGCCTTGGCTTATTTTGATGAATGTGTTTCGATATCAACATTTGAGGATTCTGACTTCTCATCTCCAGAGGATCTACCTTCCAACATGGTCAGTATTGACGGCCTCAGTCATGAAAGATTGGGTTCACGTTTTTCTGGAGTTCCTAGCAGAGCCATTGATTCCTACTCCATTGAGACCCAG GGTGAGTTGCAGACCACTACAGTCGCAGATCGTAAAGAGAGTCCTAATGTATCAGCTAGTAGCAGTAGTCGTAACAACAGTTCACAGCCGAACAGTTTGGCACCCACGTCATTCGATTCCAATTCACTGAAAGAAGACATAAAAAACTATGTGAATAAACTAACGAAAGACAAAGGACGAGAACGAAAAGACTATGGTGACGTTaatacaatcaatcaaaatgCTCGAGATTACACGCGTGCAGATCCGTTGGAGAAAGTATTGATGGACAGGGTAAAGTTTAGGCACAGCATTGAGTTTGGAAGCATGTTATTATGTGGTGGTGGGAGTGTTGGCCTTTCATTGCCACCCTTTTTATGGTAA
- the LOC130817298 gene encoding uncharacterized protein LOC130817298 isoform X2 produces the protein MATSAFKSTSRRPTTSSSTPTTNKQPKKQQNSTQKAPLRRSRSVSAFSRTHLDTTTEFHNKRDNPLFWADGSSHFEEDNDGLVKFSKFEISKSSGSNNFKGSNVGCGETRRGRSVSRSVGVNGGERTDFGRSLSRINPTRRRRSPSCGHYKNSEENDLLNFRSKSKISSNGNQTFLEGKKKLVRSASDLSEILKDSKTWSSQHPTFETSDDAAVNPSGSQISHWGDARSTSFISKAEERIIKPVSEERLYSLKDNIGTTNGILETVRSEVRQAISDMQNDLKIAMLRGSSDVTHPSIVSDLSPELEDTNTVELVRDFREEFARELEQCEERTRILRAELAVEEHREFELNKILSDIVPEPKTPITEKPRVVRKASFERKKMSKCLEQEALAYFDECVSISTFEDSDFSSPEDLPSNMVSIDGLSHERLGSRFSGVPSRAIDSYSIETQGELQTTTVADRKESPNVSASSSSRNNSSQPNSLAPTSFDSNSLKEDIKNYVNKLTKDKGRERKDYGDVNTINQNARDYTRADPLEKVLMDRVKFRHSIEFGSMLLCGGGSVGLSLPPFLW, from the exons ATGGCAACTTCAGCATTCAAATCGACCTCCAGAAGACCCACTACTTCATCTTCAACCCCAACAACTAATAAACAGCCGAAAAAGCAGCAGAATTCTACCCAGAAAGCTCCTCTTCGAAGATCAAGAAGTGTGAGCGCATTTTCGAGGACCCATTTGGATACAACTACGGAATTTCATAACAAAAGAGATAATCCTCTATTTTGGGCTGATGGGTCATCTCATTttgaggaagataatgatgggcttgttaaattttcaaaatttgagatCTCAAAATCTAGTGGGTCGAATAATTTTAAGGGTTCTAATGTTGGTTGTGGGGAAACTAGAAGGGGAAGGTCAGTTTCTAGAAGTGTCGGTGTTAATGGCGGAGAAAGGACGGATTTTGGTCGGAGCTTGTCTAGGATTAATCCTACTCGTCGGAGGCGGTCGCCGTCTTGTGGACACTACAAAAACTCTGAG GAAAATGATTTGTTAAACTTTAGAAGTAAAAGCAAGATCAGCTCAAATGGAAATCAAACTTTTCTTGAGGGGAAAAAAAAACTGGTTAGAAGTGCTTCTGATTTGTCTGAAATACTGAAAGACTCTAAGACCTGGTCAAGTCAACATCCTACCTTCGAGACTTCAGATGACGCTGCCGTTAATCCG TCTGGTTCTCAAATTTCTCACTGGGGTGATGCAAGATCGACAAGTTTCATCTCAAAAGCCGAAGAAAGGATTATCAAACCGGTCTCAGAAGAAAGG TTATACTCCTTGAAAGATAATATTGGTACAACTAATGGAATTCTAGAAACTGTTCGTTCCGAAGTTAGGCAGGCTATCTCTGACATGCAGAATGACTTAAAAATT GCCATGCTAAGGGGTAGTTCTGATGTTACTCATCCAAGTATTGTCTCTGACCTTTCTCCTGAACTAGAAGATACAAATACAGTTGAACTAGTAAGGGATTTTAGAGAGGAATTTGCAAGGGAGCTAGAACAG TGTGAAGAACGTACAAGAATTCTCCGAGCAGAACTAGCTGTTGAAGAGCATCGTGAGtttgaattgaataaaatacTTAGCGACATTGTTCCAGAACCAAAGACTCCTATAACGGAAAAACCTCGTGTCGTAAGAAAG GCTAGTTTTGAAAGGAAGAAAATGTCAAAATGTCTCGAACAAGAAGCCTTGGCTTATTTTGATGAATGTGTTTCGATATCAACATTTGAGGATTCTGACTTCTCATCTCCAGAGGATCTACCTTCCAACATGGTCAGTATTGACGGCCTCAGTCATGAAAGATTGGGTTCACGTTTTTCTGGAGTTCCTAGCAGAGCCATTGATTCCTACTCCATTGAGACCCAG GGTGAGTTGCAGACCACTACAGTCGCAGATCGTAAAGAGAGTCCTAATGTATCAGCTAGTAGCAGTAGTCGTAACAACAGTTCACAGCCGAACAGTTTGGCACCCACGTCATTCGATTCCAATTCACTGAAAGAAGACATAAAAAACTATGTGAATAAACTAACGAAAGACAAAGGACGAGAACGAAAAGACTATGGTGACGTTaatacaatcaatcaaaatgCTCGAGATTACACGCGTGCAGATCCGTTGGAGAAAGTATTGATGGACAGGGTAAAGTTTAGGCACAGCATTGAGTTTGGAAGCATGTTATTATGTGGTGGTGGGAGTGTTGGCCTTTCATTGCCACCCTTTTTATGGTAA
- the LOC130817298 gene encoding uncharacterized protein LOC130817298 isoform X1, with product MATSAFKSTSRRPTTSSSTPTTNKQPKKQQNSTQKAPLRRSRSVSAFSRTHLDTTTEFHNKRDNPLFWADGSSHFEEDNDGLVKFSKFEISKSSGSNNFKGSNVGCGETRRGRSVSRSVGVNGGERTDFGRSLSRINPTRRRRSPSCGHYKNSEEQENDLLNFRSKSKISSNGNQTFLEGKKKLVRSASDLSEILKDSKTWSSQHPTFETSDDAAVNPSGSQISHWGDARSTSFISKAEERIIKPVSEERLYSLKDNIGTTNGILETVRSEVRQAISDMQNDLKIAMLRGSSDVTHPSIVSDLSPELEDTNTVELVRDFREEFARELEQCEERTRILRAELAVEEHREFELNKILSDIVPEPKTPITEKPRVVRKASFERKKMSKCLEQEALAYFDECVSISTFEDSDFSSPEDLPSNMVSIDGLSHERLGSRFSGVPSRAIDSYSIETQGELQTTTVADRKESPNVSASSSSRNNSSQPNSLAPTSFDSNSLKEDIKNYVNKLTKDKGRERKDYGDVNTINQNARDYTRADPLEKVLMDRVKFRHSIEFGSMLLCGGGSVGLSLPPFLW from the exons ATGGCAACTTCAGCATTCAAATCGACCTCCAGAAGACCCACTACTTCATCTTCAACCCCAACAACTAATAAACAGCCGAAAAAGCAGCAGAATTCTACCCAGAAAGCTCCTCTTCGAAGATCAAGAAGTGTGAGCGCATTTTCGAGGACCCATTTGGATACAACTACGGAATTTCATAACAAAAGAGATAATCCTCTATTTTGGGCTGATGGGTCATCTCATTttgaggaagataatgatgggcttgttaaattttcaaaatttgagatCTCAAAATCTAGTGGGTCGAATAATTTTAAGGGTTCTAATGTTGGTTGTGGGGAAACTAGAAGGGGAAGGTCAGTTTCTAGAAGTGTCGGTGTTAATGGCGGAGAAAGGACGGATTTTGGTCGGAGCTTGTCTAGGATTAATCCTACTCGTCGGAGGCGGTCGCCGTCTTGTGGACACTACAAAAACTCTGAG GAGCAGGAAAATGATTTGTTAAACTTTAGAAGTAAAAGCAAGATCAGCTCAAATGGAAATCAAACTTTTCTTGAGGGGAAAAAAAAACTGGTTAGAAGTGCTTCTGATTTGTCTGAAATACTGAAAGACTCTAAGACCTGGTCAAGTCAACATCCTACCTTCGAGACTTCAGATGACGCTGCCGTTAATCCG TCTGGTTCTCAAATTTCTCACTGGGGTGATGCAAGATCGACAAGTTTCATCTCAAAAGCCGAAGAAAGGATTATCAAACCGGTCTCAGAAGAAAGG TTATACTCCTTGAAAGATAATATTGGTACAACTAATGGAATTCTAGAAACTGTTCGTTCCGAAGTTAGGCAGGCTATCTCTGACATGCAGAATGACTTAAAAATT GCCATGCTAAGGGGTAGTTCTGATGTTACTCATCCAAGTATTGTCTCTGACCTTTCTCCTGAACTAGAAGATACAAATACAGTTGAACTAGTAAGGGATTTTAGAGAGGAATTTGCAAGGGAGCTAGAACAG TGTGAAGAACGTACAAGAATTCTCCGAGCAGAACTAGCTGTTGAAGAGCATCGTGAGtttgaattgaataaaatacTTAGCGACATTGTTCCAGAACCAAAGACTCCTATAACGGAAAAACCTCGTGTCGTAAGAAAG GCTAGTTTTGAAAGGAAGAAAATGTCAAAATGTCTCGAACAAGAAGCCTTGGCTTATTTTGATGAATGTGTTTCGATATCAACATTTGAGGATTCTGACTTCTCATCTCCAGAGGATCTACCTTCCAACATGGTCAGTATTGACGGCCTCAGTCATGAAAGATTGGGTTCACGTTTTTCTGGAGTTCCTAGCAGAGCCATTGATTCCTACTCCATTGAGACCCAG GGTGAGTTGCAGACCACTACAGTCGCAGATCGTAAAGAGAGTCCTAATGTATCAGCTAGTAGCAGTAGTCGTAACAACAGTTCACAGCCGAACAGTTTGGCACCCACGTCATTCGATTCCAATTCACTGAAAGAAGACATAAAAAACTATGTGAATAAACTAACGAAAGACAAAGGACGAGAACGAAAAGACTATGGTGACGTTaatacaatcaatcaaaatgCTCGAGATTACACGCGTGCAGATCCGTTGGAGAAAGTATTGATGGACAGGGTAAAGTTTAGGCACAGCATTGAGTTTGGAAGCATGTTATTATGTGGTGGTGGGAGTGTTGGCCTTTCATTGCCACCCTTTTTATGGTAA
- the LOC130817297 gene encoding nodulin homeobox isoform X2, translated as MQRNFGVKKQKEPPPPVQVSSARAVDLIQEVKELQRFNSQELSKLLKDSDNFTLHITTNGISMQIDMDKLVRFLPLHLNAVLLSSQRDEASLRHLLSGLRLLNTLCEIASRHPKLEQILLDDVKMSEQLLDLVFYSLIVSCKQEYSSSGAMPLLYSAVVACSMYLLTTCISSQWNELSYILLAHPKVDIFVDAAFGAVRKNINFLQIKLSTDENQFNSNLSQSADKIVNFYCLQCEASLQFLQSLCQNKSFRERLLRNKELCGKGGVLHLVQATLKLNILPLLDSISVVAAISRLKARVLSILLHLCEAESVSYLDEVASVPESLDLAKSVAVEVITLLKTMLSRDSKLLECHSGKAYPRGPLQLNALRLADIFSDDSNFRSYITTYFAEVLAAIVSNPYQQFLSSWCSSELPLKEEDALLEYEPYTMAGLILDLSSTLDTTNAKIYEPNIIPINNAQTSYAHQRTSLLVKVIANLHCFVPKICKEQERNFFLHKFLERLKFDWQDPQAGYSFCSETQKAAIICKNLRSLLGHAESLIPTFLKEEDVQLLRLFFTQLQSLIGPIDYEVNRALELQSARDCSLHRNVDLDYKTRHPNLREVTSENSAVPGVDTPCTKAETTAEVDGAGYEQKTFGNKSMRPLADGLAETQREAQNAETSGDSSSTTGKKPSGQVANGEISKSNGNFRKAVGRIQDDEKDEPDMHKSTTSLQSWANKLSIHGSEVTHMQLKNWLNNRKAKLARAAKDGRPTSEENTKADKQVTPLRRTISDSPESYNADFPVSSMANNHCQGSANGRTVGGIIMTQNLVGLHPESSSRLNMPNECPTSNVSCMNFAAGQDVVLTDTQGKEIAKGTVFQVEGEWQSCSLADTRTCVVDITELKSERLVSLPNASVEAGATFEQAGVKIGNMRVLWDSCRMLKR; from the exons TGCACCTTAATGCTGTGCTTTTGTCCTCACAAAGAGATGAAGCCTCACTAAGACATCTGTTATCTGGACTCCGTCTTTTAAATACTTTATGTGAAATAGCTTCTCGTCACCCTAAGCTTGAACAG ATTTTGCTTGACGATGTGAAAATGTCAGAGCAGCTGCTGGATTTGGTGTTTTATTCACTTATTGTCAGCTGTAAACAG GAGTACAGTTCATCTGGTGCTATGCCCCTTCTTTATTCGGCAGTTGTAGCTTGCAGTATGTATCTTCTGACCACTTGCATTTCGTCACAGTGGAATGAACTTTCCTATATTCTCCTTGCACACCCTAAG GTGGACATCTTTGTTGATGCAGCCTTTGGAGCTGTCCGCAAGAATATCAACTTCCTTCAGATCAAGTTGTCAACAGATGAAAATCAATTTAATTCAAATCTTAGTCAGAGTGCTGATAAAATAGTTAACTTCTATTGCCTGCAATGTGAGGCATCTTTGCAGTTTCTCCAGTCGTTGTGTCAAAATAAATCATTTCGAGAACGACTTCTGAGGAATAAG GAACTTTGTGGAAAAGGAGGAGTCCTTCATCTTGTTCAAGCCACGTTGAAATTGAATATCTTGCCATTGTTGGACTCTATTTCAGTGGTAGCTGCTATTTCTAGGCTAAAAGCTAGAGTCTTGTCCATT CTATTACATCTCTGTGAAGCTGAAAGTGTTTCTTATCTGGACGAGGTGGCCAGCGTACCTGAAAGTCTGGATTTGGCAAAGTCTGTTGCTGTTGAG GTTATTACATTATTGAAGACCATGCTCAGCAGAGATTCTAAACTGTTGGAGTGCCACTCGGGCAAAGCATACCCAAGGGGACCATTACAGCTCAATGCATTACGCCTGGCAGATATCTTCTCTGATGATTCAAATTTTAGATCCTACATTACAACATACTTT GCTGAAGTGCTGGCAGCAATCGTGTCAAACCCTTACCAACAGTTTTTGTCTAGTTGGTGCTCATCTGAATTACCTCTGAAGGAAGAAGATGCTTTATTGGAATATGAACCATATACAATGGCTGGTTTGATTTTGGATTTAAGTTCGACATTGGATACAACCAATGCAAAAATATATGAACCCAACATTATTCCAATCAACAATGCCCAAACTTCTTATGCCCATCAACGAACTTCTCTATTGGTTAAAGTGATTGCCAATCTTCATTGTTTTGTGCCGAAGATTTGCAAAG AACAAGAGAGaaatttttttcttcacaaGTTTCTTGAACGATTAAAATTTGATTGGCAAGACCCGCAGGCTGGATATTCATTCTGTTCTGAAACTCAAAAAGCTGCTATTATCTGCAAGAATCTTC GTTCTTTGTTGGGTCATGCAGAATCCTTGATTCCTACTTTTCTTAAGGAGGAAGATGTGCAGCTTTTGAG GCTTTTCTTTACCCAATTACAGTCGCTCATTGGTCCAATTGATTATGAAGTAAATCGAGCACTG GAACTACAAAGTGCAAGAGACTGTTCTCTACATCGAAATGTGGATCTTGATTATAAGACGAGACACCCTAATCTGAGAGAAGTTACGTCGGAAAATTCAGCTGTCCCTGGGGTGGACACTCCTTGCACTAAAGCTGAGACTACAGCTGAAGTTGATGGTGCAGGGTACGAGCAGAAGACATTTGGAAATAAGTCTATGAGACCTTTGGCTGACGGTTTAGCAGAGACACAGAGGGAGGCTCAAAATGCAGAGACAAGTGGTGATTCAAGTTCCACAACTGGAAAGAAGCCCTCTGGTCAAGTTGCTAATGGGGAAATTTCTAAATCAAATGGAAATTTTCGAAAAGCTGTTGGACGTATTCAGGATGATGAAAAG GATGAACCTGATATGCACAAGAGCACAACTTCTTTACAATCATGGGCTAACAAATTGAGTATCCAT GGTTCTGAAGTGACACATATGCAGCTGAAAAATTG GTTGAATAATAGGAAAGCGAAGCTTGCACGAGCTGCCAAAGATGGCCGCCCGACATCTGAGGAGAATACTAAAGCTGACAAGCAAGTCACCCCTCTCAGACGAACAATTTCTGATTCTCCAGAAAGCTACAATGCGGACTTTCCTGTTTCCTCCATGGCCAATAACCACTGCCAGGGATCTGCAAATGGGAGAACTGTTGGAGGGATAATTATGACCCAAAATCTTGTGGGTTTACACCCTGAATCTTCGAGTAGATTAAATATGCCAAATGAATGTCCTACTTCAAACGTGAGTTGTATGAACTTTGCGGCAGGTCAGGATGTTGTACTTACAGATACCCAAGGGAAAGAAATAGCCAAAGGAACTGTGTTTCAGGTGGAAGGTGAATGGCAAAGTTGCAGTCTGGCTGATACTCGAACTTGTGTTGTAGATATTACAGAACTTAAGTCTGAGAGGCTTGTGAGCCTTCCGAATGCATCAGTTGAAGCAGGAGCCACATTTGAACAGGCTGGCGTAAAGATTGGTAACATGAGAGTGCTGTGGGATTCTTGTCGGATGCTCAAGCGATAA